The proteins below are encoded in one region of Pectinophora gossypiella chromosome 26, ilPecGoss1.1, whole genome shotgun sequence:
- the LOC126378538 gene encoding uncharacterized protein LOC126378538: MADEAQGPTINIGDAIKKSIAESMKNIDPVAIMQKIVASTPEEEESDEVRQKLQGVLQKYNDMNEDDREQFVSQMKEILANRITMKMKDFNPNLDGLQEEIGQAIMYRLALLGVGALLLVILFVFFGYKLYKSIKEKEVRREEKKKAKQMKKKK, encoded by the exons ATGGCGGACGAAGCGCAAGGGCCTACGATCAACATCGGCGATGCGATAAAAAAATCGATTGCCGAATCGATGAAAAACATCGATCCGGTGGCGATTATGCAAAAAATCGTCGCCAGCACACCCGAAGAGGAGGAATCCGATGAAGTGAGGCAGAAACTGCAAGGAGTCTTGCAGAAATATAACGACATGAACGAAGATGATAGGGAGCAATTTGTTAGTCAAATGAAAGAGATACTCGCTAATCGAATTACTATGAAGATGAAGGATTTCAACCCGAATCTCGATGGTTTGCAAGAGGAGATCGGACAGGCAATTATGTATAGACTGGCGTTGTTAGGCGTTGGGGCGTTACTTCTAGTTATCTTGTTTg TATTCTTCGGCTACAAACTATACAAGTCTATAAAGGAGAAGGAAGtgagaagagaagagaagaagaaggcgaaacagatgaagaagaagaagtga